ATTTCGCGTTGAGCATTCGGAGATTTTGGGAACACGATCATGGCCCGCCGTTGCGAACTGACCGGGAAAGCCACCCAGACCGGCCACCTCGTCAGCCACTCGAACCGCAAGACCAAGACGGTCTTCCGGCCGAACCTGGTCAACGTCACGCTGCAGTCGGATGCGCTCGGCCGCTCCGTGCGCCTGCGCGTCTCGGCGAACGCGCTGCGTACCGTCGATCACCGCGGCGGCCTCGACGCCTTCCTCGTCAAGGCTCCGGCCGGTGAGCTCTCGCCGGGCGCACTGATCCTGAAGCGTGACATCGAGAAGAAGCTCGCCGCCAACTGAGCGGGCTTTCCCCTCGGGATTGAACGAAGCGGCCGCAAGGCCGCTTTTTTCGTTTATTGCGCCAGCTCGAACTCCAGCAGCACCGTGCGCTGCAGGAAGGTCGAGAAATTATTGTCCGAGATCAGGGTGACGATCGTCCGCCCATTTTCCTGATGGACCGCCATCCCCTCCATATTGTCGATCTCCTGGCCGAGATCGGCCTCGATCACGATCGGCCCATCCAGCCTTGCTCCGGGCCGGATCGCGTCGCCAGTAATGCGGCGAATGCGCATGCCGACGCCGCGCAGCGGCTTGTACCAGCGCTCCAGCAGCAGCATGTCGCCGCCCGGCAGGAAGGCGAGATCGGTGATGTCATAGCCGTCGTGGCGGATCACCTGTAGCGTCCCCGGCTGGCGGCCGCCGATGATGAAGCCCGCCGTCGGCTCGTCCTCGCGGCCGGAGCGCTCCGAGATCGCGATCAGCGCCCCGGCCAGCGCATGGCCGGCCGGCAACACGCCGAGCGCCTCCAGCCCGCGATTGCCCGGCAGGCGCTTCAGCGTCAGCGGCGTCGGCACGAGCTGTGCCCGCGCCTCGACGCCATGGCGGGCGAAGTCGAAGCGCAGGATGTCATGGGCGCGCTCGACGCCGATGAAGGCGGTCCCGCCCTGGACGGCGAGCGATTCGGTGTCGTAATAGCGCGAGCGGTGCAGTGGCTTGCCGGACGCGCCGAGGATCGGCGCGAGCTCGGCCTCCTCCAGCCCGCTAAGCTTGCCAGCGCTGCGTGCGAGCCTGGCCGTCAGCCAGAAGCCGTTATCGGTGATGGCGACGAGCCGCGCTCCATCGGGCGAACGCCACAGCCCCGAGAAGCCGCCGAAGCGGGGATGACTGCCCGAAAGCTGCAGTCCGCCGCGGAAGATCAGCTGGCCGAAGCGGGTCTTCGCGGCATTGCCGGGCTCGAAGCTCGCGATCGGCCGTGCGGAGACGCTGACCGGGACGCGCGCCGGCTCAAGGCTCTGCGCCAGCGCAGGCAAGCTGAGAGCCGCCGCGCCGAGGCCGGCGATGACGCTGCGGCGCGTAGCAAGGGGAGGGGTCATGCGTAGGCTTGGTCGGAAAAGCGCGGGAGCCCTCTCCCGGGACGGGGGAGGGTTGGGAGGGGGCGACCGGAACGAAAACGATCAAAGGCCGAGCGAACCGGCCCCCTCTCCATCTCTCCCCCGTTCCGGGGGAGAGAGCCTGTCGCGGCTCCCTCGCTCACTGGAAAAGGTTCATTGCAGGCGGCGCGAGCCTCGCGAGCCCGATCCGGCGGCGGCATCCTCCTCGAACAATTCCGCCAGCTTCTCGGTCATCACGCCACCGAGCTCTTCGGCGTCAACGATGGTGACCGCCCGTCGATAATAGCGGGTGACGTCGTGGCCGATGCCGATCGCGATCAATTCGACCGGCGAGCGCGTCTCGATCTCGGCGATGATGTGGCGCAGATGCCGCTCGAGATAGCTGCCGGCATTGACCGAGAGCGTCGAATCGTCGACCGGCGCGCCATCCGAGATCACCATCAGGATCTTGCGCTGCTCCGGCCGGCCGAGCAGGCGCTTATGCGCCCAGTCGAGCGCTTCGCCGTCGATGTTCTCCTTGAGCAGCCCCTCGCGCATCATCAGCCCGAGATTCTTGCGCGCCCGACGCCACGGGGCATCGGCCGCCTTGTAGATGATGTGCCGGAGATCGTTGAGGCGACCCGGATTGGCCGGCTTGCCCGATTGCAGCCAACTCTCGCGCGACAGCCCGCCCTTCCAGGCGCGCGTCGTGAAGCCGAGCAGCTCGACCTTGACGCCGCAGCGCTCCAGCGTGCGCGCCAGGATGTCGGCGCAGGTTGCCGCCACCGTGATCGGCCGGCCGCGCATCGAGCCGGAATTGTCGATCAGCAGCGTCACCACGGTGTCGCGGAAATTCGTGTCCGATTCCTGCCGGAAGGAGAGCGGCTGGAACGGGTCAATGATGATGCGCGGCAGCCGCGAGGGGTCGAGCGCGCCCTCCTCCAGGTCGAACTGCCAGGAGCGGTTCTGCTGCGCCATCAGGCGGCGCTGCAGCCGGTTCGCCAGCCGCGCGACGACGCCCTGCAGATGCGCCAGCTGCTTGTCGAGATAGGCGCGCAGGCGCGTCAGCTCCTCGGCGTCGCAGAGCTCCTCGGCCGTGACGATCTCGTCGAATTTCTGGGTATAGGCCTTGTAGTCGGTCTGAGGCCGGTCGTTGGCCCTGCCGTCGCGTGGACGCGGCGCCTCGCCGGCCTCCTCGGCCTCGGAGTTCTCGTCTTCCTCGTCCCAGTCGCCGGCCGGCGCGTCGGCAGCCTCGGAAGCGCCCTCCTGCAATTCCTCGGCAGCGTCCTCGCTGGTCTCGGTCTCGGAGCGTTCGCCCTGGCTCTGCTGCTCGGCCTCGCCCTCTTCCTGCTGCTGTTCCTCGGAGGACTGGTCCTGATCGTCTTCGTCCTCGTCGGACTCGTCGCCTTGGCTCGATTGCTCGGCCATGTCGAGCGAGGCCAGCATGTCGCGCACGGTGCGGGCGAAACCGCGCTGGTCCTCGATCGTCTTGGCCAGCCGGTCGAGATCGCCGCCGGCCTTGGCCTCGATCTGCTCGCGCCAGAGCTCGACGAGCTTCTCGGCAGCCTTGGGCGGCTTCAAGCCGGTCAGGCGCTCGCGCACCATCAACGCCAGCGCGTCCTCGAGCGGCGCATCGGCGCGATCGGTGATCTCCTCATAGCGGCCGCCGCGATGATAGCGGTCCTCCAGCATCGCCGAGATATTGCTGGAAACACCGCTCATCCGGCGCGAGCCGACGCTCTCGACCCTGGCCTGCTCGACCGCGTCGAAGACGGCGCGGGCCGCATCACCCTCGGGCGCGGCGCGGCGATGGACCGCGGAATCGTGACAGGCGAGGCGCAGCGCCATCGAATCGGCGTGGCCGCGCAGGATCGCGACATCGTTCACGGTGAGCTTGCGCGGCGGCTCCGGCAGGCGGGCGCGCTCGCCGACCAGCGAAGGTTTGTCGGCCGCGAAGACGATCTCCATCTCCGGCTTGCGCGCGATCGCCTTCATCGCGCCGGAAACCGCGCGCTTCAGCGGCTCGGCCGGCGCTTCCTTCGGGGTCCCGGGCTTGCGGTTGGAGATGCTCATAGCGCCTTCATGAAGTGATGGAAGGTCTGGCCGGCGACCGGATAATCGTCCATGCGGCCGCATTCGCGATAGCCCATGCGGGGATAGAAGTCCGGCGCCTGAATGCTCATCGTGCCGAGATAGACGCCGCGTGCGCCGTAGTCGCGCGCCGCCTGCTCGGCCATGGCGAGCAGCGCCTCGCCATGGCCGGCGCCGCGATGGCCCTCGTCGATCCAGAACAGATCGACATAGAGCCACTGCCATTTGAGCTCGCCGACGAGGCCGCCAACCATGGTGCCGGCCTCATCGCGCAGGCTGAGTGCCAGCGGCTGCGCATTGCGCGGCCCGACCCTGGCCTCGTTATGGGCGGAGAGGCCGCGCACAACGATTTCTCGCGCCGCGGCAAAATCCGCCTCACGCTGGATCGTGGCCTGCTTGCTATCGGCGGCGCTGCTCACCGGCGTGCTCCTTCAGCGCGCCCGTCCGTCATACTGGATCGACGCCAGCTCGGTCGGCTCGACGCCGGCAAGGCAACGCACGTTGATCGCGATGGTCGGCGTGCCGTCCGGCGCATTGGCGCGCGCGAAGGATTCGATGCCGCAGGTCTCACAGAACAGATGCTGGATCTTCTGGGAGTTGAAGCGGTACTCGGTCAGCGCATCCTCGCCCTTGGTCAGCGTGAAGTTCGTCGCTGGGGCGAAGGCCAGCACCGAGCCACGGCGCTGGCAATAGGAGCAGTTGCAGGTGATCGTCTTGGCAAGGTCCGCCTCGACCTCATAGGCGACCCGCCCGCAGTGACAGCTTCCTTCGTACCGGGCCATGCTCGGCCTCCTGCTCGTTGAGCGCGTTCCAATCGCAAAAGTGGTTCCCACTCTTGCGGAACGTGCTTCAGCTCAGAACGACGTTGACCGCGCTCTCCGGCAGCTCCTTGCCGAAGGAGCGCTGGAAGAACTCCGCCACCAGCGCGCGCTCCATCTCGTCGCACTTGTTGAGGAAGGTGACGCGGAAGGCGAAGCCGATATCGCCGAAGATCGCCGCGTTCTCCGCCCATGTAATCACCGTCCGCGGGCTCATCACGGTCGAGAGATCGCCGTTCATGAAGGCGTTGCGGGTCAGGTCGGCGACGCGGACCATCTTGTTGACGATGTCCTTGCCTTCCGGCGAGGTCTGATAGTGCTTCGACTTGGCGAGCACGATCGCGACCTCGTTGTCATGCGGCAGGTAGTTCAGCGTGGTGACGATCGACCAGCGGTCCATCTGGCCCTGGTTGATCTGCTGGGTGCCGTGATAGAGGCCAGAGGTGTCGCCGAGGCCGACCGTGTTGGCGGTGGCGAAGAGCCGGAAGGCGGGGTGGGGGCGGATGACGCGCTTCTGGTCGAGCAGCGTCAGCTTGCCGGACTGCTCCAGCACGCGCTGGATCACGAACATCACGTCCGGGCGGCCGGCATCGTACTCGTCGAAGACGAGCGCGATGTTGTTCTGCAGCGCCCAGGGCAGAATGCCGTCCTGGAACTCGGTGATCTGCTTGCCTTCCTTCAGCACGATCGCGTCCTTGCCGACGAGGTCGAGGCGCGAGACATGGCTGTCGAGGTTGACGCGGACGCAAGGCCAGTTCAGCCGGGCCGCGACCTGCTCGATATGGGTCGACTTGCCGGTGCCGTGATAGCCCGAGATCATCACGCGGCGGTTATGGGCGAAGCCGGCGAGGATCGCGATCGTGGTGTCGCGATCGAAACGGTAATCCGAATCGAAGTCGGGTACGTGCGCCTCGGGCTTGGAATAGGCCGGCACCTCCAGATCGCTGTCGATCCCGAAGACCTGACGCACGGACAACTTCATGTCCGGCATTCCGGGGGCGGAGGCAGTCGTCGTTGTCATCGTTCTTCTCCGGGCGCAGGACAGGGGCCGGCAGAAGATCCGGTGTCCTGGAGCCGACCGAAAGGGAGGCGTGTGGAACTTCCTTAGATCGAAAGCGGCGGAGCGGCAATTCGCAAGAGGCATGCCGACCCTTCGCCGGCATGCATTCGCGCACGGCTTAGGGGCGGCTTGCGAGCAGTCTTGCGATCGCTGCGACGGTGCCCGCCGCGCCGTCGAGATCGACCCTGGCAGCCGGTGGGGAATCCTGCACCAGCATCGCCTCGATTGCTGTGGCCAAGGCCTGTGGCCCCTCCGCAAGGCGTACGATACGCGCCAAGCCGGCGCGCTCCAGTGCCGTGGCACGCAGTCCCTGCTCAGTCTCGTTGCCGGCATCGAAAGGGACGAGCAGCGCCGGACGCCCGGTCTGCAGCAGATCGAGCGCCGTGTTGTAGCCGGCCTGGCTGATGGAAAGTGCGCAAGTGGCGAGCAGTGCCGCAAAATCCGGCCGCGCCCGCTCGACTGCGGCATTGGACGGAGCCAATTGTCGCAGCCCGTCGAAATCGCCCTCGGCGACGCCCTGACCAATCAGGAGGTGGAAGGGATGCTGCAGCAGGAGTTGCGCCGCCGCCAGCGCCATCTCGAACAGCGGCAAGGCCGCCGCCGAGCCCCCGCCGGAGACGAGGATCGTACCCGGCGAACCCGCTGCCCCAACCGGCAAGGCGGGCGGCTCCGCCAGATAGCCCGTATAAACCAGCTTGCCGGCGATCTCCGAGGTCACCGGCCACGACGCCTCTAGCGGCAGAACGCGCGGGTCGCCATGCACCAGCACCGCATCGAATAGCGTAGAGACCCGCTCGGCTGCCTCGGCGAGCCGCTCCGGCCGTTGCGGTGCGACCAGCACGTCACGAATCGACGACAGGATGAGCGCGCGTGGATTGGCCCCCCTCGCCGCCTCGATCAGTCCTAGGAACTCGCCCGCGAGCTGGCGTCGGCCGAAGGGAAAGTGCTCGGTGATGACGATATCGGGCGATAACTCCTGCGCCAGAGCTGCAAGTTTCTCGCGGCGCGCAGCAAGCCGCTCCGGCGTCGCAGTGTGGCCGTGCTCGTCGAGCAGGTTGCGGAAATCCGTTCCTTCGGTACGCACCGGCGGCAGCTGCACGAAGCGATAGCCCGCCGCAGCCTTGCCGTCCGGCATGCCGCCGCTGGCGAGCGTGACCTCATATCCCGCCCCGGCCAGCGCCCGCGCCAGCTGTCGTGCTCGCACCAGATGGCCGATGCCGAGCAGATGCGTGACCGCGATCAGGATGCGCGCGCTCATGGCGCGCCACCGTCCTTGCCTGCGACTGCACCCGCCAGCGCGCGATAGACCCGCTCTAAGCCGGCCTGCGCCGAAAATTCGGCGCTGAGTCGCGTGAAGGCGGCTACGCCCAGCTGCGCCCGCCATTGCGGATCGCGGCTTAGCCCCTCCAGCGCCTTGGCCAAGGCCGAGACATCGCCGGGCCGCAGCAGCAGTCCCTCGCGCCCATGCTGCACGAACTCCGGGATGCCGGCGAAATCGGTCGCGACGATGGGCAGGGCCTGGCTCGCCGCCTCCATCACCACATTGGGCAGGCCGTCGCGGTCGCCGTTCTCCGCCTGCTTCGACGGCAGCACGAAGAGATCGGCCTCGCGCAGCGCCGCGATCACTGCATCCTGAGCCTGCGCACCACGCCATTCGATCCGCGCGGCAAGGCCCAGCCTCTCGGCCTGCGCCTTCAACGCGGCAAGCATCTCGCCGCCGCCGATATGGACGAGTCGCCAGTTCAGATTCCCCGGCAAGGTCGCAAGCGCCGCGAGCAGGTCGTCAAATCCCTTCTTCGCCACCGCCCGCCCGATCGTGATGAACCGCACCGGATCGACCGGATCGGAACCATCGCGCGATGGGCGGGCTTCGGACGGCGGCGGGAAGCGCGAGAGATCGAGCCCGTGATAGAGCAGCGCGACCTTGTCCGATCGCTCGGCGAGGCGTTCGAGCTCAGCATGGCCATCGCGGGTGCAGGTCACGCCCCAGCGCGCATCCGCGATCTTCTCGCGCTTCTCCCAATCGGGTGTCGTCCAGATGTCCTTGGCATGGGCGGAGAACGACCAAGTCAGGCCCCGGCTCAGCGCCGCATAGCGGATCACCGAAGCCGGCGTGTGCAGGTAATGGACATGGAGATGGCGGGTTCCCGCCGGCAGCTCACGAGCCATCACGCAGGCCTGACCGAAGCGGCGCAGCCGGTTGCGCGTGCGGTCGCGGGCGAGGTCGTGCAGGAAGATGCCGAGCAGGCGGAGGATGCTCGGGCGCCCGAAGGCGCGTGCGATACCGCGCAGGACGCGCGGCCAGTCATCGTGCAGATACTCCGGCAGATAGTGCAGCGGGGCCGTGATCTCGCGATGCATCAGATGCCGCGCGCCATCAGTCGGATGGCGCAGCGACCAGATCGCGAAAGAGAGGCCGAGCTGCTGGAGGCCGAGCAGTTCCTGCGCGATGAAGGTCTCCGACAGGCGCGGATAGCCCTTCATCGCGATCGCGACCGCCGGGCCGGCGGGCTCCTTGCTGCTCATCTGCGGCCGATCAGCATGAAGCGGGTGTAGTTCTTGGTCGGCAGCGTGCCGGCGAACCACAGCTCCGACAGTCCGGCCTGCGCCTTGAAGGCGTCGAGCGAGGGCACGCAGCTGCGGTGGTCGGGCTCGCGAAAATAGTCGTTCGATTGCAGCAGCAGCGGCAACCCCGCGGGAAGGCTGGCGATCCAGCCCGGCACATCAGGCAGATGCTCGCAGCTGGTGTTGATCACCAGCCCCGGTCGTCCACCTTCGATCCGATCGAAGTCGAGGCTCATCATGTCGGCCGTCGCAGCCCGAAAGCGGCCGGTTGCGACATGGCGATGGTTCAACATCTCGGCGATCGACGCGCACTCGGGATCGATGTCGAGGCTGACCAGCTGTGGAACAGTCAGCCGGTCATCGGCCAGCAGCATGGCGCCGAGCACACCATGCCAGGCGCCAAGCACCCAAACCGGCCCGCTTGGCTTCGGTATGACCTGCGCCAACGTCTCGACCAGCCAACGCTTCGAGGCGATCTGCTTCGGGTTGAAGGCGATCGAGATGTCGGCGCGCACGCCCTTGCCGACCAGCCGGGCGAGATCGGCGACGATCGCATCGCCGGTCAGCGCCGCGACCCCGCGCAGGATGTCGTGCAGCGCCTCGCGGGAAATCTCGTCGGTCATCGAAGCTCTGGATCGTAGCGGCGGATTTGAAGCGGCCGGACCATAGGCAGGCGCACCGGCAATTGCCAGCACCGACTCCCGGCGCCTCGACTAGCTGGTGCCGTCACCATCGGCGGCGGTCGGAGCCTTGCCCTTCGCCGCTGGCGTGCCACCCTCAGCCTTCTCCGGCTTAGGTTGGGCGCTCAACTCCTCGTTCGACCTGGCCTCGCCCGGCGGCGTGCTGCCGAAGCCGTAGACCTGCATCGGCTTGTCGCGCCCCTTGACCGCGATCTTGTGCGGGACGGTGTCGCGATAGCTGCGGCCCGTCGCGCTCACCGTTTCGGCAGAGACGACGATGTCGGACAAAAGGCGCCGCGTCGCCGCCTCGAGCTGGCTGGCGATCATCACCGTCTCGCCAACCGTGATCTCGCGCCGCCCCATGCTCTCGTTCTCGACCGCGCCGACGATCGCCTGGCCGCCATGGATGCCGATGCCGATGCGCAGGGGCAGTGGCAGTGAATTCGAGTACTCCCGGTTGAGGGCTTCGACCGCCCGCACCATGTCGCCCGCAGCCGCGATCGCAGCCGCTCCCGCGCGCGCCGGCGTTGCCTCCAGCCCGAACACGGCCATCAGCCCATCGCCATAGATCGCCTCGATCCGCCCGCCATGCGCCGCGATCGCCTGGGACATCTCGTCATAGAAGCGGTTGAGCAGGCTCATCAGCTCATGCGGCAACTGCCGCTCGGAGAGCGCAGTGAAGGCTCTGAGATCGGCGACCATCACCGTCAGCCCCTTCTTGCCGATGCGGTCATCCGGGTCGATGGTGCCTGACGGGCCAGCGCCGCGCTGCTTGGCGGCGAGCAGGATCTGGACCTGGAGGTCGCGCTTCGGGCGGATCTGGCAGGCCAGTCGGACATGATCGCCGGCCGAAATCCGGCGCAGGAGCCGCGCCTCGTTCGGGCCGGGCGGCGGCAGATCATCGGCACCGTCGAGCACCAGCACGCGGCAGGTGGCGCAGCGCGCCCGCCCGCCGCAGAGCGCGGCATGCGGAATGCCGAAGCGGCGGAAGATCTCGAGCAGCGTCGGGCCGGGAATGACGCGGCGCACGCCATGCCCGACGAACCGTACCGCGATGGCGCCGAGCGCCCGCGCCCGAAGCTCGCGCAGCACGACGAAGCCCGCGAACGCCCCGATCAGGCCGAAGAAGCCGCGCTTGGCCCAGGTCACATGCAGGTTGAAGGCGTCGACCTGACGGGCTGTGTAGAGTTCCGGCGGCAGCGCCATCATCTGCGCCTCCCGCCCGGCCACCGAGAAGCCGATGATGGCCAGCAGCGGCACCAGAATCGCCACTAGCAGGAATGGATCGCGCCAGCGCACATAGGCATCACGCGCCCGGAAGGTGAAATGCAGGCCGATCACGCCATGCGTCCAGACCAGCAGCAGCAGCAGGCTCTGTGACAGAGCAAGACCAGGCCAGAGTCGGCGCAGGACGGCATGGTAGCTCTCGTCCTGGCCGAACAATGAGCCCTGCACCCGGGTGCCGACGATATGGTCGATCAGGAAGATCGGGATCGCGACGCCGAGCACGATCTGGATCACCTCGCGCGCCGGCATGCGAAAGGTGCGCCGCTGTGCCACCCGCAGCAGGGCGAAGACGGGATGGACGACGAGCGCTCCGTAAAGCAGAACCGTGCCGATCCAGCTGTGCCAGAACCAGTAGCGCCAGTCCTGCACCGCCTCCATCGTCACGACGCCGAAGATGCCGAGCGCGTGATTGAGGAAATGCGTGGTCGCGAAGACCATCAGAATGCAGCCGGAGGCGAAGCGGACGTCGCGGCTCAAGGACGACATCTGGTCGAAACCGGAACTGACGGGCCTGCCCCCCGCTGGTGTGCTCGGAACCGCTGTCATCGGCGCACCCGGCGCTTCAATGTGTCTTCTCGCCGTGCAGGACGGAATCCGCCAGGCGATAGAGCCGCCCGGCAAGATCGCGCGACAGAGCCACGGAGAATTCCGGAATGTTGTCGAGCAGCTCGAAGAACAGCGCCCGCGGCAGCCGCAGCGCGACCACGTCGGTCTTGGCGGCGGCGCGGGCGGCATTGGTCTGATTGCAGAGCAGCGGCACGTCGCCGATGATGCTGCCGGTCGCGAGCCGAAAGCTCTTCTGCCGTCCGTCGGAGAAGTCGTGCGAGAGTTCGACCTCCCCTTCCAGGATGCAGTAGACCTCCTCGGGCTTTGCGCCTTCCTCGGTGATCACCGTTCCAGCCGGAAAATAGAGCCGTTCGCCCATCAGGGCGAGCAGCTTCAGCCGCGGCCCCGGCAACCCGCGGAACAGGGGGATCGATTTCAGGCAGCCGATATCGCTCTCGAGTGTCATGTCCTTGCCTCGATCGGAACCGCCCTATTGGGGGGCAGCATCTCGTCCTGCAGTTCGTCCGCCTCGTCGACGGCTCCGCCCTTATTACTCACCCGGGCCACAGCTCCGTTAAATACGATCTTCTCAGGGATATCGGCAGCCAACCCCTGGTCGGTCAAGAGCAGGAACACTGTCTTATCTTCGCAATAGCTGCCGATCCGGCGGATCAGGCCGCGAGGATCAGCGCAGGTGATGGCGAAGGCATCGAGATCGAGCACCAGGATGTCCGGCTGTTTGATCAGCGCCTGGGCCAGCGGCACCATCAAGCGCAAACGCAGCGGCAGCAGCCGGCCGCGCAGGCCGACATCGGTATTGAGCCCCAGACGATAGGCCGCCGAGTCGAGCCCGGCGCGCGACAGTGCCGCCCGGGCGATCTCCGCCACCTTGCGGCCGGCGTTGGGAACGCCGAAGCCGATGCGCCCGAACAGCAGATTGTCGCGCACGCTGGCGCCATGGATGACATCCGCCGGATCGTAGAATTCGATCTCGTCGGCCTTCTCGCCAGGCAGATAGGTCTTGAAGCTGTGCCGGGCGCGCAGCACGCGCCGCCGCAGGGCGATGTCGAGCAGGTTGAGCCGGTGCTTTGGCTCGACATAGCCGAGCGCGAGCGCGACCAGCTCGCGCTGCACCGTCGGGTCGAGCGGGCTGCGCCTGTCGTGCCGACGCAAGGCCTCGGCCAGTTCGCCGAGCTTCTCCAGATCGACCTCGCCGCCGAAGGCATAGCGCTCGAACAGGACATGGCCCTGCGGCAGGCCGGCGAAGATCTCGACCAGTGTCGAGGCGATGCGCCCGCCGATCTCGGCCAGCGGCTCATCGAGCGCCTCGGCTTGCAGTACCGAGCGGGCGTATGGGTCATCGAGCAGGAAATCGGCCGGCTGGCGGCCATTGCGCATGGCGCCGAAAACGAGATTCTCCGCGATCGTCGCATTGGCGTTGTAGCGCTCGAGATCGAAGGTCTCGATCAGGCCGCTGAGTTTGGTCTTGGTCAGTTCGGCCGCCACCACCTCGCGCGCCTCGATGATGCGTTCAGCCGCGCCCTCCGGCAGCGGGGCGATCACCTTCGCATCGAGACCGAGCTCGTAGATCTCGTCGGCGCA
This sequence is a window from Bosea vestrisii. Protein-coding genes within it:
- the rpmB gene encoding 50S ribosomal protein L28, whose product is MARRCELTGKATQTGHLVSHSNRKTKTVFRPNLVNVTLQSDALGRSVRLRVSANALRTVDHRGGLDAFLVKAPAGELSPGALILKRDIEKKLAAN
- a CDS encoding esterase-like activity of phytase family protein, which gives rise to MTPPLATRRSVIAGLGAAALSLPALAQSLEPARVPVSVSARPIASFEPGNAAKTRFGQLIFRGGLQLSGSHPRFGGFSGLWRSPDGARLVAITDNGFWLTARLARSAGKLSGLEEAELAPILGASGKPLHRSRYYDTESLAVQGGTAFIGVERAHDILRFDFARHGVEARAQLVPTPLTLKRLPGNRGLEALGVLPAGHALAGALIAISERSGREDEPTAGFIIGGRQPGTLQVIRHDGYDITDLAFLPGGDMLLLERWYKPLRGVGMRIRRITGDAIRPGARLDGPIVIEADLGQEIDNMEGMAVHQENGRTIVTLISDNNFSTFLQRTVLLEFELAQ
- the cobT gene encoding cobaltochelatase subunit CobT, producing MSISNRKPGTPKEAPAEPLKRAVSGAMKAIARKPEMEIVFAADKPSLVGERARLPEPPRKLTVNDVAILRGHADSMALRLACHDSAVHRRAAPEGDAARAVFDAVEQARVESVGSRRMSGVSSNISAMLEDRYHRGGRYEEITDRADAPLEDALALMVRERLTGLKPPKAAEKLVELWREQIEAKAGGDLDRLAKTIEDQRGFARTVRDMLASLDMAEQSSQGDESDEDEDDQDQSSEEQQQEEGEAEQQSQGERSETETSEDAAEELQEGASEAADAPAGDWDEEDENSEAEEAGEAPRPRDGRANDRPQTDYKAYTQKFDEIVTAEELCDAEELTRLRAYLDKQLAHLQGVVARLANRLQRRLMAQQNRSWQFDLEEGALDPSRLPRIIIDPFQPLSFRQESDTNFRDTVVTLLIDNSGSMRGRPITVAATCADILARTLERCGVKVELLGFTTRAWKGGLSRESWLQSGKPANPGRLNDLRHIIYKAADAPWRRARKNLGLMMREGLLKENIDGEALDWAHKRLLGRPEQRKILMVISDGAPVDDSTLSVNAGSYLERHLRHIIAEIETRSPVELIAIGIGHDVTRYYRRAVTIVDAEELGGVMTEKLAELFEEDAAAGSGSRGSRRLQ
- a CDS encoding GNAT family N-acetyltransferase; translated protein: MSSAADSKQATIQREADFAAAREIVVRGLSAHNEARVGPRNAQPLALSLRDEAGTMVGGLVGELKWQWLYVDLFWIDEGHRGAGHGEALLAMAEQAARDYGARGVYLGTMSIQAPDFYPRMGYRECGRMDDYPVAGQTFHHFMKAL
- a CDS encoding GFA family protein; amino-acid sequence: MARYEGSCHCGRVAYEVEADLAKTITCNCSYCQRRGSVLAFAPATNFTLTKGEDALTEYRFNSQKIQHLFCETCGIESFARANAPDGTPTIAINVRCLAGVEPTELASIQYDGRAR
- the cobS gene encoding cobaltochelatase subunit CobS; amino-acid sequence: MTTTTASAPGMPDMKLSVRQVFGIDSDLEVPAYSKPEAHVPDFDSDYRFDRDTTIAILAGFAHNRRVMISGYHGTGKSTHIEQVAARLNWPCVRVNLDSHVSRLDLVGKDAIVLKEGKQITEFQDGILPWALQNNIALVFDEYDAGRPDVMFVIQRVLEQSGKLTLLDQKRVIRPHPAFRLFATANTVGLGDTSGLYHGTQQINQGQMDRWSIVTTLNYLPHDNEVAIVLAKSKHYQTSPEGKDIVNKMVRVADLTRNAFMNGDLSTVMSPRTVITWAENAAIFGDIGFAFRVTFLNKCDEMERALVAEFFQRSFGKELPESAVNVVLS
- a CDS encoding glycosyltransferase family protein — protein: MSARILIAVTHLLGIGHLVRARQLARALAGAGYEVTLASGGMPDGKAAAGYRFVQLPPVRTEGTDFRNLLDEHGHTATPERLAARREKLAALAQELSPDIVITEHFPFGRRQLAGEFLGLIEAARGANPRALILSSIRDVLVAPQRPERLAEAAERVSTLFDAVLVHGDPRVLPLEASWPVTSEIAGKLVYTGYLAEPPALPVGAAGSPGTILVSGGGSAAALPLFEMALAAAQLLLQHPFHLLIGQGVAEGDFDGLRQLAPSNAAVERARPDFAALLATCALSISQAGYNTALDLLQTGRPALLVPFDAGNETEQGLRATALERAGLARIVRLAEGPQALATAIEAMLVQDSPPAARVDLDGAAGTVAAIARLLASRP
- a CDS encoding glycosyltransferase family 4 protein; translation: MSSKEPAGPAVAIAMKGYPRLSETFIAQELLGLQQLGLSFAIWSLRHPTDGARHLMHREITAPLHYLPEYLHDDWPRVLRGIARAFGRPSILRLLGIFLHDLARDRTRNRLRRFGQACVMARELPAGTRHLHVHYLHTPASVIRYAALSRGLTWSFSAHAKDIWTTPDWEKREKIADARWGVTCTRDGHAELERLAERSDKVALLYHGLDLSRFPPPSEARPSRDGSDPVDPVRFITIGRAVAKKGFDDLLAALATLPGNLNWRLVHIGGGEMLAALKAQAERLGLAARIEWRGAQAQDAVIAALREADLFVLPSKQAENGDRDGLPNVVMEAASQALPIVATDFAGIPEFVQHGREGLLLRPGDVSALAKALEGLSRDPQWRAQLGVAAFTRLSAEFSAQAGLERVYRALAGAVAGKDGGAP
- a CDS encoding class I SAM-dependent methyltransferase, whose translation is MTDEISREALHDILRGVAALTGDAIVADLARLVGKGVRADISIAFNPKQIASKRWLVETLAQVIPKPSGPVWVLGAWHGVLGAMLLADDRLTVPQLVSLDIDPECASIAEMLNHRHVATGRFRAATADMMSLDFDRIEGGRPGLVINTSCEHLPDVPGWIASLPAGLPLLLQSNDYFREPDHRSCVPSLDAFKAQAGLSELWFAGTLPTKNYTRFMLIGRR
- a CDS encoding adenylate/guanylate cyclase domain-containing protein — protein: MSRDVRFASGCILMVFATTHFLNHALGIFGVVTMEAVQDWRYWFWHSWIGTVLLYGALVVHPVFALLRVAQRRTFRMPAREVIQIVLGVAIPIFLIDHIVGTRVQGSLFGQDESYHAVLRRLWPGLALSQSLLLLLVWTHGVIGLHFTFRARDAYVRWRDPFLLVAILVPLLAIIGFSVAGREAQMMALPPELYTARQVDAFNLHVTWAKRGFFGLIGAFAGFVVLRELRARALGAIAVRFVGHGVRRVIPGPTLLEIFRRFGIPHAALCGGRARCATCRVLVLDGADDLPPPGPNEARLLRRISAGDHVRLACQIRPKRDLQVQILLAAKQRGAGPSGTIDPDDRIGKKGLTVMVADLRAFTALSERQLPHELMSLLNRFYDEMSQAIAAHGGRIEAIYGDGLMAVFGLEATPARAGAAAIAAAGDMVRAVEALNREYSNSLPLPLRIGIGIHGGQAIVGAVENESMGRREITVGETVMIASQLEAATRRLLSDIVVSAETVSATGRSYRDTVPHKIAVKGRDKPMQVYGFGSTPPGEARSNEELSAQPKPEKAEGGTPAAKGKAPTAADGDGTS